GGATTTGCGATCGTTTCCTCACCCCTCTGAATGGCCATGATGGAGACGCCCGTTCGTTCGCGGATGGTGGCCTCTTGGAGGGACTGGCCAATCAACGGTGCCGACGGATCAACGTCGGTCCATTCGATGATGGCTTCTCCCAGCGGAACCTGTATATCGTCCATCTCGACCGGTTGGAAGTAGGCACCCTCGAGAATGGAACCGAGTTGCCGGGCCAGTTTCCCTGTCAGACTGAACAGTTTCTCGCTGTCTTGGTTCTTACCGGGGCGAAGATAGATCTCTCGTTTCCCATCGTGGTGGATGATGACGATGAGCCGCTCCTCATCGCCAAGCTCGAGTTCAAATTTGTGACCAACCCCTGGTACCTCTGCCTCATACACCGTCATACTTCTTTCAGTATCCGTAGTCCGATAAACAGTACGTTCTTTGGGCTCTCCCTGATGTACGAAGACGACAGTCCGTCCCGAAATAGGACCTGCCGATCATCCGACCCATCACCCACAAGGTACCGTCGATCGACTGTTACATGGTACATCAAATCCCTTGTAGTTCTTCTCGGATCTCCTTCGTTCGTTGCGACTGAAACCGGTCATCGACGAAAATCCGGTCATCCTGAGCGCCCTCCCGTGGTAGCTCGGTTTGAACCGTTTCCTGATTCGGTGTCACAGTGACATCATCTCTAACCGCTACGTTCGAATCGATCACGTCGGTTACATCAGCGAATACGTAATCCAACCCGTTGTCAGTCCGGTTTATGATCGTCTTCGTTATTTCGATATGACAGAGGCAAGGCAGCTGTGAGGAGGTGATATCCACATTCGATGTATCGATCATCTGTGTACACGATCGCGGAACGAACAGCCCTCTCGCTATCGACAGCTCGCCGGGTGGTTCCTCATCGAGAACGACGATCTGTTCGTCGTCTTTAATACTGTACAGATATGACATAATATATTATACAACATTCTAATTTAAATATTTTTCTCCCCCCATACTATTATTTTATACTAAAATATGAGATTACTGTCTCTATGGATGTGAACGATGTTCTGGGGACAGGACACCGGATCGGTTCGATTACGTGGATTTTTGCGGCCCGCGACCAACGTTCGACTATGCAGATCGGTATTGTTGGGCAACAAGACAATCCACGGGCGGCGTCACTAGCGGGAGATATTCGGGATGCCGTGGACGTTTCTGTCGTCGTCGATGAGACGACGGGCGAAACGCTCGGTACGACCGGTATCTCCGTCGATGAAATGTCCCAGTGTGATCTCGTCGTGAGCATCGGGGGCGACGGCACGTTTCTCTACGCCGCACGCTGGATCGGTTCGACCCCCATCATGGGTGTGAATCTCGGTGAAGTGGGATTTCTCAACGCCACCGCACCCGAAAACGCCGTGCCGACTGTGCAAGAGATGATCGAAGATCACGAATCCGGCGATAGCACCGTTCGGACCCTCGATATTCCTCGACTGAGCGCGACGGGGGACGGATGGACGCTCCCGCCCGCGCTCAACGAGATCGCGGTCATGGGTCCTAATCGCGGTCCCAACGGCGGACTCACGACAGAAGTCCGGGTCGATGGATCATTGTACACTGGTGGCCACGCCGATGGTGTGCTCGTTGCTACCCCAGCTGGCAGCACCGCGTACAACCTCAGTGAGAGCGGACCGTTGGTGCATCCGAACGTGTCGGGTATGATACTCAACGAGATGTGTGCCAGAGACGGGATGCCCCCGTTGGTTGTCGATCCCGACGCCGTGGTATCGATCCGAGCTGACGATGCCCCCGCTGCGATCGCCGTCAGCGACGGTCGGATCCACAAGGAAGTCGATCCGCCGGTCGTGATTACCGTCTCGGCGGACGCGCCACCGGTACGGATCGCTGGTCCCGAGATCGATTTCTTCACAGCACTCGGGAAACTCGACTGAGTGGGATCACTGGGCAGCCACGATGTTGCTTTCGCAACCCCTATTCGGTCCAAACCCATCAGATGAGATAATGAGCCAGCAGCTGCCGGACGTGCAGGCGTCGAGTCCAACGGTGAGTATCGGACTCAATCGCGTCGGCGTGACCGGTGTCGAAAAGCTCGTCGAAATCGATCGTAACGGTGATCGGCCGATCGTGTTGATGGCCGAGTTCGAGGTGTTCGTCGACCTTCCCAAATGGCGGAAAGGTGCCGATATGAGCCGCAACATGGAGGTCATCGATGAAACACTTGAGATCGCTGTTGATGACACCGCCTCCGGTGTCGAGGACGTCTGTGGGA
The sequence above is drawn from the Halocatena salina genome and encodes:
- a CDS encoding cation:proton antiporter regulatory subunit; protein product: MTVYEAEVPGVGHKFELELGDEERLIVIIHHDGKREIYLRPGKNQDSEKLFSLTGKLARQLGSILEGAYFQPVEMDDIQVPLGEAIIEWTDVDPSAPLIGQSLQEATIRERTGVSIMAIQRGEETIANPQPDTTIKANDVLVSLGTRDEQQQFAELVDSGSDGT
- a CDS encoding NAD(+)/NADH kinase; protein product: MQIGIVGQQDNPRAASLAGDIRDAVDVSVVVDETTGETLGTTGISVDEMSQCDLVVSIGGDGTFLYAARWIGSTPIMGVNLGEVGFLNATAPENAVPTVQEMIEDHESGDSTVRTLDIPRLSATGDGWTLPPALNEIAVMGPNRGPNGGLTTEVRVDGSLYTGGHADGVLVATPAGSTAYNLSESGPLVHPNVSGMILNEMCARDGMPPLVVDPDAVVSIRADDAPAAIAVSDGRIHKEVDPPVVITVSADAPPVRIAGPEIDFFTALGKLD